DNA sequence from the Synergistaceae bacterium genome:
TTTTGGACGGCATGAATTAATTAATGCTGGAATAGAGCGGGCTTTTACTAGCGGGATTTGCCGTTCAGCTTCAATAATGGCAGGCGGATCAGCTTTTGATGATGCCGTAAAAATTGCTAAATCTCATAAAAATTTAGGGATCGGAGTGCATTTTACATTAGTTATGGGAAATTCAGTCCTGCCGCATTCTGAGATTCCTTCACTTGTTGATAATAACGGAAAATTTTGCGATGATTATATTATATTTGCGAAACGTTATTTAACTGGGAGAATATCAATAAATGAAATCAGGCGCGAACTTTCTGCACAACTCCCAAAAATTATTAGCTCGCGTTTGAAAATATCTCATGTTGATAGTCATCAGCATATACACGTTTTGCCCGGAATTCTTGAAATAATTATGGATCTTGCAGACAAAGCAAATATTCACGCTATACGGATCCCGCAAATTAAAGGATTAAATTTTTCAGTCGGGAAAATGGGCTTAAAGATTCTCTCTTTAATTGCAAATATAAGGCAGCAAGAAAGGGGTTTGCTTTTCCTGATCATTTTGCGGGAATAGTTGCAGGAACGTCTATTAATGAAAAATGGCTCTGTGAAATAATTGATAAATTACAAGAAGGTATTACAGAAATAATGACACATCCCGGAATTGATAATAAAATTTTGCGCCCCTATTTTGAGTTAAATCATAATTTCGAGCAGGAATTAAATGCGTTAATCTCGAATACTGTAATACAAAAACTTGTCAGTAACGGAATAAATCTCATAAATTTTTGTGATTTAACACAATAGTTTTATTGATTGCATTATAATATACGCGTGAAAATTTATTTATCGAGGTGTTTATTTATGTATAAAAAATTTTTCGTGCTTGCTTTATGCGTGAGTATTCTTGCGTGTTCGTGTGCGGCAAATGCTGAAGGACTCAAAATCAGCATTCTTTCAAAATCTCAAGTGAACGAACATTTTAATACTAAAGCGAGTCTTGAATCTTCTTGGCTCTGGTCACTAATGAGTCGCGAACACGGCGAATATGACGAATATATAGACGCTGAAGATCTAACAAGTATGATAATGGCTTTCGAGTCCGGAAAAGTCAACGAGATTGATTTGCCGCAAATTGTTGCAGAATATGTGCTGGCACAGAATCCAAATTATGAAGTCTGCTGCGTAATGCGTGCTGAAAATATATATTTTGCGTTCGGTTTCCTGAAAGAAAAAAATGCAGTACTCTGGCAAAATTTTAATTACGCGTTGAGACTCTTGCGTCAAAATGGCACTCTTCAGGATTTACAGGAAAAATATTTAGCTAATCCCGGGCAAAATACGCCTGAATCAATAAAATTTGACTCATTCCCGAACGCTCAAACTGTAAAATTTGCTGTAACAGGCGACATTCCCCCGATTGATTATACTGCAGCGGACGGGACTCCAGCAGGTTTTAACGCCGCAATCTTAGCAGAAATAGGCCGAATCCTTAAAATTAATATTGAAATTATCAACGTTCAAGCAGGTGCAAAAACTGCCGCTCTTACATCAGGACGCGCTGACGGAGTTTTCTGGTACATGGTAAGCACTAATAAAGAACATAGATTTGTCGACGATAAGATTATATTAACGTCAGATCCCTATTACATGTTTAATATATTTGTGCATTTACGCAAAAAATAATATGTAGTTGCGAAAAAAATAATCATGCGCTAGAATTCATGTATTGAATAATAACATTGCGGATGTAGTTCAACGGTAGAGCGTCAGCTTCCCAAGCTGAATGTTGCGGGTTCGAATCCCGTCGTCCGCTCCATGAACGAGAAATTAACAAGCCTTGTGATTGATTCACGGGGCTTTTTGCTTGTAAAATATTAATACAATGTATTATACTAGTTCAGAAAATTTATATATATTTAACAGGAGGCAAAAATTTTAATGCGTACATTTTTAGGAATTATTCACATTCTTGTAGCATTATTCATGATGTTTGTTATACTTC
Encoded proteins:
- a CDS encoding transporter substrate-binding domain-containing protein, whose protein sequence is MYKKFFVLALCVSILACSCAANAEGLKISILSKSQVNEHFNTKASLESSWLWSLMSREHGEYDEYIDAEDLTSMIMAFESGKVNEIDLPQIVAEYVLAQNPNYEVCCVMRAENIYFAFGFLKEKNAVLWQNFNYALRLLRQNGTLQDLQEKYLANPGQNTPESIKFDSFPNAQTVKFAVTGDIPPIDYTAADGTPAGFNAAILAEIGRILKINIEIINVQAGAKTAALTSGRADGVFWYMVSTNKEHRFVDDKIILTSDPYYMFNIFVHLRKK
- a CDS encoding ChbG/HpnK family deacetylase gives rise to the protein MKKLIVNADDFGRHELINAGIERAFTSGICRSASIMAGGSAFDDAVKIAKSHKNLGIGVHFTLVMGNSVLPHSEIPSLVDNNGKFCDDYIIFAKRYLTGRISINEIRRELSAQLPKIISSRLKISHVDSHQHIHVLPGILEIIMDLADKANIHAIRIPQIKGLNFSVGKMGLKILSLIANIRQQERGLLFLIILRE